One Sediminicola sp. YIK13 DNA segment encodes these proteins:
- a CDS encoding YceI family protein produces the protein MRKSVFSLVLAIVVGSTAFASTPIEVEKKEVKTAESTVTWKGYKVTGSHYGTINLKEGSLMFDGDQLTGGEFVVDMTSLISTDLEGESKGKLEGHLKSDDFFGVESNPTSKLVFTSVKATGKNSYKVTGDLTIKGKTNPVTFDVSVYGNKATATLKVDRSKYDVKYGSGSFFDNLGDKTIYDEFDLVVDLAF, from the coding sequence TTGCATCCACTCCTATTGAAGTAGAAAAGAAAGAAGTAAAAACAGCTGAAAGTACCGTAACTTGGAAAGGGTACAAGGTTACAGGATCCCATTATGGAACTATCAACCTAAAGGAAGGTTCATTGATGTTTGATGGAGATCAATTAACAGGTGGCGAATTTGTAGTAGATATGACTTCTTTGATCTCTACTGATTTAGAAGGTGAGTCTAAAGGAAAGTTGGAAGGACATTTAAAATCAGATGATTTTTTCGGTGTAGAGAGCAATCCAACATCCAAATTGGTTTTTACTAGCGTTAAAGCTACAGGTAAAAACTCCTACAAAGTAACGGGAGACCTTACTATCAAAGGAAAAACCAATCCGGTAACATTTGATGTTTCTGTATACGGTAACAAAGCGACGGCTACATTAAAAGTGGACCGTTCCAAATATGATGTTAAATACGGTTCAGGAAGTTTCTTCGATAACTTAGGAGACAAAACTATCTATGACGAATTCGATTTGGTGGTAGATTTAGCCTTCTAA